A single region of the Corallococcus caeni genome encodes:
- a CDS encoding DUF4142 domain-containing protein, translating into MKRTLHGVTLAAVLFTGGVSLAQSAAPTTPATKPAPAAKGMAEFKGFMAPTDPKAFLERLHYVNQSEIKQAELAQKSSENPDVKSYAKMMIDSHTAADKQVMDFAKTQNLKLAEMPKATNDMEKKAMAADKALMDKLQTLKGMPFDSCYMSNQVGAHDAAIGMVMAAKQGMTSAPAEMTTMLTQLSQELPKHRDMAYQALGKLDDAMGVGGAGMQGGSMDHGSMNHGSMGGSTGTMGGSTGGTTGDTTKTK; encoded by the coding sequence ATGAAGCGCACCCTGCACGGAGTCACCCTCGCCGCGGTCCTCTTCACCGGCGGTGTCTCGCTGGCCCAGAGCGCCGCGCCCACCACGCCCGCCACGAAGCCCGCCCCCGCCGCCAAGGGCATGGCCGAGTTCAAGGGCTTCATGGCCCCCACGGACCCGAAGGCCTTCCTGGAGCGCCTGCACTACGTCAACCAGTCGGAGATCAAGCAGGCCGAGCTCGCGCAGAAGAGCTCGGAGAACCCGGACGTGAAGAGCTACGCGAAGATGATGATTGATTCGCACACGGCCGCGGACAAGCAGGTCATGGACTTTGCGAAGACGCAGAACCTGAAGCTGGCGGAGATGCCCAAGGCCACCAACGACATGGAGAAGAAAGCCATGGCCGCCGACAAGGCGCTCATGGACAAGCTCCAGACCCTCAAGGGCATGCCGTTCGACTCGTGTTACATGTCCAACCAGGTGGGCGCCCATGACGCGGCCATCGGCATGGTGATGGCGGCGAAGCAGGGCATGACCTCCGCCCCCGCCGAGATGACCACCATGCTGACCCAGCTCAGCCAGGAGCTGCCCAAGCACCGCGACATGGCCTACCAGGCGCTGGGCAAGCTGGACGACGCCATGGGCGTGGGCGGCGCCGGCATGCAGGGCGGCTCCATGGACCACGGCTCCATGAACCACGGCTCCATGGGCGGCTCCACGGGCACCATGGGCGGCTCCACGGGTGGCACCACGGGCGATACGACGAAGACGAAGTAA
- a CDS encoding peptidase MA family metallohydrolase — protein MSRRTHASIPCLGVLCALLLAVPTAFAQPPDAALKEEVKQRLGKVEQSLDDWDVGTARRELAEVEKRVPSELEPLKYFQGRVAFEEGQYEDAVTLLEAANIEDKPGSYLRLAKDTRAIVKGHQRAESEHFIFFYPKGKEEVLVPYALETLESIHRALSEDLGWTPPGKVRVEVVNNARELSRVSTLTEKQIRTTGTIAICKFNKLMVTSPKAVAQGYDWQDTLAHEYVHLVVSQLSHNTVPIWLHEGLAKFLESRWRGKGGLAMTPSTQALLGKRVKEDKLIPFEKMHPSIAMLPTAEDAATAFAEVFYAIDYIHGTKGTAGLRTLLQELKAGQPDKKAVEAATGMPFPLFEKTWLSYVKKQPFPQELVPRDDRVVLKEDAKGEKKDSEKKGREISFGGFAEVTEVPARKFAHLGEVLRERNRVKAAAEEYARAHKLVGDKYESVSNKFALALLELRRLDEAESVLRGSLRMHPGSPSTNVHLGRILLFRKDYPKAKTAYLEALASDPFDPEIHVALTRIHGALGETALASRTRVAAANLTGLKPDDVDRAAQAFLRAEDELSETKNVPAGTPDAPKSAPPRKDAPKPSPAPLPAK, from the coding sequence GTGAGCCGCCGCACGCACGCGTCCATCCCCTGCCTGGGCGTCCTGTGCGCCCTCCTCCTCGCCGTCCCCACGGCCTTCGCGCAGCCGCCCGACGCCGCCCTCAAGGAAGAGGTGAAGCAGCGGCTGGGCAAGGTGGAGCAGTCCCTGGACGACTGGGACGTGGGCACCGCCCGGCGCGAGCTGGCCGAGGTCGAGAAGCGCGTGCCGTCCGAACTGGAGCCCCTGAAGTACTTCCAGGGGCGCGTGGCCTTCGAGGAGGGCCAGTACGAGGACGCGGTGACGCTGCTGGAGGCGGCCAACATCGAGGACAAGCCGGGCAGCTACCTGCGGCTCGCGAAGGACACGCGCGCCATCGTCAAGGGACACCAGCGCGCGGAGAGCGAGCACTTCATCTTCTTCTACCCGAAGGGCAAGGAAGAGGTGCTGGTGCCCTACGCGCTGGAGACGCTGGAGTCCATCCACCGCGCGCTGTCGGAGGACCTGGGCTGGACGCCGCCGGGCAAGGTGCGCGTGGAGGTGGTGAACAACGCGCGCGAGCTGTCCCGCGTCAGCACCCTGACGGAGAAGCAGATCCGCACCACCGGCACCATCGCCATCTGCAAGTTCAACAAGCTGATGGTCACGAGCCCCAAGGCCGTGGCGCAGGGCTACGACTGGCAGGACACGCTGGCGCACGAGTACGTGCACCTGGTGGTCAGCCAGCTGTCCCACAACACCGTGCCCATCTGGCTGCACGAGGGCCTGGCCAAGTTCCTGGAGTCGCGCTGGCGCGGCAAGGGCGGCCTGGCCATGACGCCCTCCACGCAGGCCCTCTTGGGCAAGCGCGTGAAGGAGGACAAGCTCATCCCCTTCGAGAAGATGCACCCCTCCATCGCCATGCTGCCCACGGCGGAGGACGCGGCCACCGCGTTCGCGGAGGTGTTCTACGCCATCGACTACATCCACGGCACCAAGGGCACCGCGGGCCTGCGCACCCTCTTGCAGGAATTGAAGGCGGGCCAGCCGGACAAGAAGGCGGTGGAGGCGGCCACGGGCATGCCCTTCCCCCTCTTCGAGAAGACGTGGCTGTCCTACGTGAAGAAGCAGCCCTTCCCCCAGGAGCTGGTGCCGCGCGACGACCGCGTGGTGCTCAAGGAGGACGCCAAAGGAGAGAAGAAGGACAGCGAGAAGAAGGGGCGGGAGATCTCCTTCGGCGGCTTCGCCGAGGTGACGGAGGTCCCCGCGCGCAAGTTCGCGCACCTGGGCGAGGTGCTGCGCGAGCGCAACCGCGTGAAGGCCGCCGCGGAGGAGTACGCGCGGGCGCACAAGCTGGTGGGCGACAAGTACGAGTCCGTCTCCAACAAGTTCGCGCTCGCGCTCCTGGAGCTGCGCCGGCTGGATGAGGCGGAGTCCGTGCTGCGCGGCTCCTTGCGCATGCACCCGGGTTCGCCCTCCACCAACGTGCACCTGGGCCGCATCCTGCTGTTCCGCAAGGACTACCCGAAGGCGAAGACGGCGTACCTGGAGGCGCTGGCCTCCGACCCGTTCGACCCGGAAATCCACGTGGCCCTCACGCGCATCCACGGCGCGCTGGGGGAGACGGCGCTCGCGTCGCGCACGCGCGTGGCCGCCGCCAACCTCACGGGCCTCAAGCCCGACGACGTGGACCGCGCCGCCCAGGCCTTCCTGCGCGCGGAGGACGAGCTGTCGGAGACGAAGAACGTCCCCGCCGGCACGCCCGACGCGCCGAAGTCCGCTCCGCCGCGGAAGGACGCGCCGAAACCTTCCCCGGCGCCGCTCCCCGCGAAGTAG
- a CDS encoding DUF4175 family protein — protein sequence MNLETPQSPGPELPPPPPPPAPPPQARREARSGGVAELLAQVRARQRRQLWAQGVLLGAVAALVLLFATGLLGRVAPGFAQGLLWLAVPVGAAVAGLFGVVLARRQVGDDLLTARLVGQRRPELSLDVLAAVELSRERREEAGWSPQLADAFLRQMDERARTVDPGLVVDRQPLRRVAMACGGAVLLLAVLLFFVGGRWAAGWKHLREQAARPETAAQVEPITGDIELTYRYPAYTGLAPRTVPGTNGEVSAPAGTEVALKTRSDRPIERAEVVVNDQTLPLTVTGGRELTGSFVAKQGGHYHFVFYGARAKPLAVGPDIPLTVEADKSPQVTLLTPSTEIEVDPGQTVTLKYEATDDYGLSGLALVFRMPGAKQETRVNLPREDSRRSRGTFNWNLGPLKPAPGDRITYYVEAKDNDAVEGPKKGVSRTQTLRVYSAAEHRRAALEKAEALWGRLVDHLADRLEGPDRAKQKDAQAVEAAKSVDTGGQQLADDFRAQGSELSREKDVPKEIISALLNIGGELKRSVGTTSDFRRLYLRTQRARGEDWGTGTRLTAVVEDEIEGLERDILYLESLLDRQKLEALQELTKQLANERRDLSRLIEQFKANPDEAAREQVMQQIQQLKSRIQELMQRMAELRKGIRDEHLNAEALSEMMEQEDMQGAMDEVERLMQEGKADEALAKLQELGMQMDEMLDSMDKSQEDFGAEQYPELAEKFGKFMDDLQGTMDEQQKVAEQTRALRDQARGQNRDRLKEKGQALKDELARKVQQVQEHYQKLDPGRLNSRAARPLEEAQSELRNVENALKVDDFDLAAESAARAEDAARQLSSMGEQQRQLDEMFGNPPEVRQQSAKLAEQLKKDARDVSDVSQQLQSLFPPPGSQLSQQEKQQLQQLGQRQQQLEQRAQGLRQQMEDMEQTAPLFGEEAGQQMDEIGQRMGEASQRMQGKDPGRGYGEQQAAMEGLKRFQQQMKQSQQGRKGGRGLPMPMGSGRQQEGNGRNPQDKVELPDEDAFQAPREFRKDLLDAMKQGAPEKYREQVKRYYEELVK from the coding sequence GTGAACCTCGAGACACCGCAGAGCCCAGGCCCCGAGCTGCCGCCCCCGCCTCCTCCCCCGGCCCCGCCTCCCCAGGCCCGGCGCGAAGCGCGCTCCGGGGGCGTGGCGGAGCTGCTCGCCCAGGTGCGCGCCCGTCAGCGCCGCCAGCTCTGGGCCCAGGGCGTCCTGCTGGGCGCCGTCGCGGCCCTCGTGCTGCTGTTCGCCACGGGCCTGCTGGGACGGGTGGCGCCGGGGTTCGCCCAGGGGCTCCTGTGGCTCGCGGTGCCGGTGGGCGCGGCGGTGGCGGGCTTGTTCGGCGTCGTGCTCGCGCGCCGGCAGGTGGGCGACGACCTGCTCACCGCCCGGCTCGTGGGCCAGCGCCGCCCGGAGCTGTCGCTGGACGTGCTCGCCGCGGTGGAGCTGTCGCGCGAGCGCCGGGAGGAGGCCGGCTGGTCCCCCCAGCTCGCGGACGCGTTCCTGCGGCAGATGGACGAGCGGGCCCGCACGGTGGACCCCGGGCTCGTGGTGGACCGCCAGCCGCTGCGCCGCGTGGCCATGGCGTGCGGCGGCGCGGTGCTGCTGCTCGCGGTGCTGCTGTTCTTCGTGGGCGGCCGGTGGGCCGCGGGCTGGAAGCACCTGCGGGAGCAGGCCGCGCGGCCGGAGACCGCCGCGCAGGTGGAGCCCATCACCGGCGACATCGAGCTGACGTACCGCTACCCCGCGTACACCGGCCTCGCGCCGCGCACCGTGCCGGGCACCAACGGCGAGGTCAGCGCCCCCGCCGGCACCGAGGTCGCGCTGAAGACGCGCTCGGACCGCCCCATCGAGCGCGCGGAGGTCGTCGTCAACGACCAGACGCTGCCCCTCACCGTCACCGGCGGCCGGGAGCTCACCGGCAGCTTCGTCGCGAAGCAGGGCGGCCACTACCACTTCGTCTTCTACGGCGCGCGCGCGAAGCCGCTCGCGGTGGGCCCGGACATCCCCCTCACCGTGGAGGCGGACAAGTCCCCCCAGGTGACGCTGCTCACGCCGTCCACGGAGATCGAGGTCGACCCCGGCCAGACGGTGACGCTCAAGTACGAGGCCACCGACGACTACGGCCTGTCCGGCCTCGCGCTGGTGTTCCGCATGCCCGGCGCCAAGCAGGAGACGCGCGTGAACCTGCCGCGCGAGGACAGCCGCCGCAGCCGGGGCACCTTCAACTGGAACCTGGGCCCGCTCAAGCCCGCCCCCGGCGACCGCATCACCTACTACGTGGAGGCGAAGGACAACGACGCGGTGGAGGGCCCCAAGAAGGGCGTCAGCCGCACCCAGACCCTGCGCGTCTACAGCGCCGCCGAGCACCGCCGCGCCGCTCTGGAGAAGGCCGAAGCGCTGTGGGGCCGGCTCGTGGACCACCTGGCGGACCGCCTGGAGGGGCCCGACCGCGCGAAGCAGAAGGACGCGCAGGCGGTGGAGGCCGCGAAGTCCGTGGACACGGGCGGCCAGCAGCTCGCGGACGACTTCCGCGCCCAGGGCTCCGAGCTGTCGCGCGAGAAGGACGTGCCCAAGGAGATCATCTCCGCGCTCTTGAACATCGGCGGGGAGCTCAAGCGCAGCGTGGGCACCACCTCCGACTTCCGCCGCCTGTACCTGCGCACCCAGCGCGCGCGCGGCGAGGACTGGGGCACCGGCACCCGGCTCACCGCCGTGGTGGAGGACGAAATCGAGGGCCTGGAGCGCGACATCCTCTACCTGGAGTCGCTGCTGGACCGGCAGAAGCTGGAGGCGCTCCAGGAGCTGACGAAGCAACTGGCCAACGAGCGCCGCGACCTGTCGCGCCTCATCGAACAGTTCAAGGCCAACCCGGACGAGGCCGCGCGCGAGCAGGTGATGCAGCAGATCCAGCAGCTCAAGTCGCGCATCCAGGAGTTGATGCAGCGCATGGCGGAGCTGCGCAAGGGCATCCGCGACGAGCACCTCAACGCCGAGGCGCTGTCGGAGATGATGGAGCAGGAGGACATGCAGGGCGCCATGGATGAAGTGGAGCGCCTGATGCAGGAGGGCAAGGCGGACGAGGCCCTGGCGAAGCTCCAGGAGCTGGGCATGCAGATGGACGAGATGCTCGACTCCATGGACAAGTCCCAGGAGGACTTCGGCGCGGAGCAGTACCCGGAGCTGGCGGAGAAGTTCGGCAAGTTCATGGACGACCTGCAGGGCACCATGGACGAGCAGCAGAAGGTCGCCGAGCAGACGCGCGCCCTGCGCGACCAGGCCCGCGGCCAGAACCGCGACCGGCTCAAGGAGAAGGGCCAGGCCCTCAAGGACGAGCTCGCGCGCAAGGTGCAGCAGGTGCAGGAGCACTACCAGAAGCTCGACCCGGGTCGTCTCAACAGCCGCGCGGCCCGCCCGCTGGAGGAGGCCCAGTCCGAGCTGCGCAACGTGGAGAACGCGCTCAAGGTGGACGACTTCGACCTGGCCGCCGAGTCCGCCGCCCGCGCGGAGGACGCCGCGCGCCAGCTGTCCAGCATGGGCGAGCAGCAGCGCCAGCTGGACGAGATGTTCGGCAACCCGCCGGAGGTGCGTCAGCAGTCCGCGAAGCTCGCGGAGCAGCTCAAGAAGGACGCGCGCGACGTGTCGGACGTGAGCCAGCAACTCCAGAGCCTCTTCCCGCCGCCGGGCTCGCAGCTGTCGCAGCAGGAGAAGCAGCAGCTCCAGCAGCTGGGCCAGCGCCAGCAGCAGCTGGAGCAGCGCGCGCAGGGCCTGCGCCAGCAGATGGAGGACATGGAGCAGACGGCGCCGCTGTTCGGGGAGGAGGCCGGCCAGCAGATGGATGAGATTGGCCAGCGCATGGGCGAGGCGTCCCAGCGCATGCAGGGCAAGGACCCCGGCCGCGGCTACGGCGAACAGCAGGCCGCCATGGAGGGCCTCAAGCGCTTCCAGCAGCAGATGAAGCAGAGCCAGCAGGGCCGCAAGGGCGGCCGCGGGCTGCCCATGCCCATGGGCTCCGGCCGCCAGCAGGAGGGCAACGGCCGCAACCCGCAGGACAAGGTGGAGCTGCCGGATGAAGACGCCTTCCAGGCGCCTCGCGAGTTCCGCAAGGACCTGCTGGACGCGATGAAGCAGGGCGCGCCGGAGAAGTACCGCGAGCAGGTGAAGCGCTACTACGAGGAGCTGGTGAAGTGA